Proteins found in one Micromonospora sp. WMMD1082 genomic segment:
- a CDS encoding serine/threonine-protein kinase, with protein MKPALQPGRLLATRYRLIDQIGAGGMSVIWRAHDEVLDRMVALKVLAPSLAADARFRDMVREEARAAAQLVHPNVTSVHDYGETVSPDGAITSFVVMELLSGEELEFRLTEGPLPWPQAVEIGAQVADALAAAHRLGIVHRDITTANVMMTQVGAKLLDFGIATRIGAPDEDEDGATFGTPAYVAPERLDGAPAQPATDVYSLGVLLHETLTGRVPYPADTWDELSAALADGASPTLAGVPGLPSPVAQICLRCLSRDPADRPTARQVATVLRDQMLPADPQASTMLAPTVTLPALAPTLAAALGPAAAGGTTAGTDSTVDGAGGATAGTDGATAGAGGAMGGTGGGVGGLGGAARGDAVLTPGPDGGRRRRLPRPVLVITTVAVLIAAALVVPALWPDATEPPAVLPTGGPTATPGPARPGSTASERPPVPPPSASPTPPPATAVPTPPAGGDSLVAAANRLEAVIGAGLTDGGIRDDVGTDLRNELRNLTRAVTGGESELGPGVARLREKVSVRLREGGLSPAYAQQLDAAISALGAAQV; from the coding sequence GTGAAGCCAGCACTGCAGCCCGGCCGGTTGCTGGCCACCCGGTACCGGCTGATCGACCAGATCGGCGCGGGCGGCATGTCGGTCATCTGGCGGGCCCACGACGAGGTGCTCGACCGGATGGTCGCGCTGAAGGTGCTGGCCCCGTCGCTTGCCGCCGACGCCCGGTTCCGCGACATGGTCCGCGAGGAGGCCCGGGCGGCCGCGCAGCTCGTCCACCCGAACGTCACCTCGGTGCACGACTACGGTGAGACGGTGTCGCCGGACGGCGCCATCACCTCCTTCGTGGTGATGGAGCTGCTCTCCGGTGAGGAACTGGAGTTCCGGCTCACCGAGGGGCCGCTGCCGTGGCCGCAGGCGGTGGAGATCGGCGCCCAGGTCGCCGACGCGCTCGCCGCCGCGCACCGGCTAGGCATCGTGCATCGGGACATCACCACGGCCAACGTGATGATGACCCAGGTCGGCGCGAAGCTGCTCGACTTCGGCATCGCCACCCGGATCGGCGCGCCCGACGAGGACGAGGACGGCGCCACCTTCGGCACCCCCGCGTACGTGGCACCGGAGCGGCTCGACGGCGCGCCGGCCCAGCCGGCCACCGACGTCTACTCGCTCGGTGTGCTGCTGCACGAGACGCTGACCGGCCGGGTGCCGTACCCGGCGGACACCTGGGACGAACTCAGCGCCGCACTGGCCGACGGCGCATCGCCCACCCTCGCGGGTGTGCCGGGGTTGCCGTCGCCGGTGGCCCAGATCTGCCTGCGCTGCCTGTCGCGTGACCCGGCCGACCGCCCCACCGCCCGCCAGGTGGCCACCGTGCTGCGTGACCAGATGCTGCCCGCCGACCCGCAGGCGAGCACGATGCTCGCCCCCACCGTCACCCTCCCCGCACTGGCACCCACCCTCGCCGCCGCCCTCGGCCCGGCTGCTGCCGGCGGCACCACGGCCGGGACCGACAGCACCGTAGACGGAGCCGGCGGCGCCACGGCCGGAACCGACGGCGCCACGGCCGGAGCCGGCGGCGCCATGGGCGGGACCGGCGGCGGCGTGGGTGGGCTGGGAGGCGCCGCACGTGGGGACGCCGTGCTGACGCCCGGTCCCGACGGTGGCCGGCGCCGGCGGCTGCCGCGCCCGGTGCTCGTCATCACGACCGTGGCCGTACTGATCGCGGCCGCGCTCGTGGTACCGGCCCTCTGGCCGGACGCGACCGAGCCGCCCGCCGTGCTACCCACCGGCGGGCCGACCGCGACACCCGGGCCGGCCCGCCCGGGAAGCACCGCGAGTGAGCGGCCACCCGTCCCGCCGCCGAGCGCGTCACCCACGCCGCCGCCGGCGACGGCCGTACCGACCCCGCCTGCCGGTGGGGACAGCCTGGTCGCGGCGGCGAACCGGCTGGAAGCGGTGATCGGCGCCGGGCTCACCGACGGCGGCATCCGCGACGACGTCGGCACCGACCTGCGCAACGAGCTGCGCAACCTCACCCGGGCGGTGACCGGTGGCGAGAGCGAGTTGGGACCGGGCGTCGCCCGGCTGCGCGAGAAGGTCTCCGTCCGGCTGCGCGAGGGCGGATTGAGCCCGGCGTACGCCCAACAGCTGGACGCGGCGATCTCCGCGCTCGGTGCCGCACAGGTCTGA
- the cutA gene encoding divalent-cation tolerance protein CutA has protein sequence MEQISVVTTVVDARSVADLLAAAAVAGRLAACAQVGGQVESTYWWRSGVETSTEWSVQFKTAPDRVDALLDQLRASHPYEVPEILVSRVDCGHPGYAAWVFEHTRP, from the coding sequence GTGGAGCAGATCAGCGTGGTGACGACGGTGGTCGACGCGCGTTCGGTCGCCGATCTGCTGGCCGCCGCCGCGGTGGCCGGGCGGCTCGCGGCCTGCGCTCAGGTGGGCGGCCAGGTGGAGAGCACGTACTGGTGGCGGTCGGGGGTGGAGACCAGCACCGAGTGGTCGGTGCAGTTCAAGACCGCGCCGGACCGGGTCGACGCGCTGCTGGATCAGCTGCGTGCCAGCCATCCGTACGAGGTGCCGGAGATCCTGGTCAGCCGGGTGGACTGCGGCCATCCCGGGTACGCCGCCTGGGTCTTCGAGCACACCCGACCCTGA
- a CDS encoding BON domain-containing protein, with the protein MTTATAARTDDRIQRDVLDELAWDAQVRETDIGVSVHDGVVTLTGSVDGAAHGWAAVRSAQRVRGVRAVADEIEVRPPGPVDITDGDLAIAASRALEWNSFVPAERLDLTVSDGWLMLRGEVEFGWQRRTAERELRRLRGVRGVTNLVEVRPATRPDTDRIRCDVQRALLRGIGTERVTVQVRDDTVTLSGVVRSWSEREEAERVAWSAEGVCTVRDELVVGDG; encoded by the coding sequence ATGACCACGGCTACCGCGGCCCGGACCGATGACCGGATCCAGCGCGACGTGCTCGACGAACTCGCCTGGGACGCGCAGGTGCGCGAGACCGACATCGGGGTGAGCGTGCACGACGGGGTGGTGACCCTCACCGGCAGCGTGGACGGCGCCGCCCACGGGTGGGCGGCGGTTCGCAGCGCCCAGCGGGTACGCGGGGTGCGGGCCGTCGCCGACGAGATCGAGGTACGTCCGCCTGGGCCGGTCGACATCACCGACGGCGACCTGGCGATCGCGGCCAGCCGGGCGCTGGAGTGGAACAGCTTCGTGCCGGCCGAGCGGCTGGATCTCACGGTCTCCGACGGCTGGTTGATGCTGCGCGGCGAGGTGGAGTTCGGCTGGCAGCGGCGTACCGCCGAGCGGGAGCTGCGCCGGCTGCGGGGCGTACGCGGCGTCACCAACCTGGTCGAGGTCCGGCCCGCCACCCGCCCGGACACCGACCGGATCCGCTGCGACGTGCAGCGTGCCCTGCTCCGGGGCATCGGCACCGAACGGGTGACCGTGCAGGTGCGGGACGACACGGTGACCCTGAGCGGGGTGGTGCGTTCCTGGTCGGAACGGGAGGAGGCGGAACGGGTCGCCTGGTCGGCCGAGGGCGTGTGCACGGTACGGGACGAGCTGGTGGTGGGCGACGGCTGA
- a CDS encoding trypsin-like peptidase domain-containing protein — MTEYESDPRRPAPTDAEPSPPELSRAEYPRSDSPAGAPSGTDATAESPTVPVRAVDPPSGGASGPDEPTLPAPPGVGPPATAQPVSGQPGWAPAGAHQHRPPYQHPYQPGQPSHPGHAGPGVPGARYPGAPWYPSQPGWSGAHPTSPGAGQPGYPGQAGGMPGGYPGQPGPWAPTPSSGPRPGRIAKLAGAGVAVFALMLGSGVAGGALALALSDGGGVTRTYNAAPVIDGADLPRIAASVQDSVVSISTGSGEGSGVVLSADGYVLTNNHVVAGGGDTVRVIFANGTSAQAQVVGTDPKTDLAVLKADGVSDLQPATFGDSDAMQVGDQVLALGSPLGLQGSVTAGILSARDRTIQAGGGQQLPGQAVSSISGLLQTDAPINPGNSGGALVNTRGEVIGINTAIATAGQGNTGNIGVGFAIPSNKAKDVAEKLQRGEKISHPSLGVSVNAAPDGGALIGAVTPGSAAERAGLQQGDVITRFGDKVINDSSDLVAAVQAGKVGDQVEVTYQRNGAETTATVTLAEAS; from the coding sequence ATGACCGAGTACGAGTCCGACCCGCGCCGGCCGGCCCCCACCGACGCCGAGCCGTCGCCACCCGAGCTGTCCCGCGCCGAGTACCCGCGGTCCGACTCCCCGGCCGGCGCGCCCTCCGGCACCGACGCCACGGCCGAGTCGCCGACCGTCCCGGTCCGGGCCGTCGACCCGCCCTCCGGGGGCGCCAGCGGCCCGGACGAGCCGACCCTGCCCGCCCCGCCCGGCGTCGGCCCGCCCGCGACGGCGCAGCCGGTCTCCGGGCAGCCCGGCTGGGCGCCGGCCGGCGCTCACCAGCACCGGCCCCCGTACCAGCACCCGTACCAGCCCGGCCAGCCGAGCCATCCCGGCCACGCCGGCCCGGGCGTGCCCGGCGCGCGCTATCCCGGCGCGCCCTGGTATCCGAGCCAGCCCGGCTGGAGCGGCGCGCACCCCACCTCGCCCGGTGCCGGGCAGCCCGGCTACCCGGGGCAGGCCGGCGGAATGCCCGGCGGCTATCCGGGGCAGCCGGGGCCGTGGGCGCCCACCCCGTCCAGCGGGCCGCGTCCCGGCCGGATCGCCAAGCTGGCCGGCGCCGGCGTCGCGGTGTTCGCGCTGATGCTCGGCAGTGGTGTCGCCGGTGGGGCGCTCGCCCTCGCGCTGAGCGACGGCGGCGGGGTCACCCGCACCTACAACGCCGCCCCCGTGATCGACGGTGCCGACCTGCCGCGCATCGCCGCGTCGGTGCAGGACAGCGTCGTCTCCATCAGCACCGGCAGCGGTGAGGGCTCGGGTGTGGTGCTCAGCGCCGACGGCTACGTGCTGACCAACAACCACGTGGTCGCCGGGGGCGGTGACACCGTCCGGGTGATCTTCGCGAACGGCACCAGCGCCCAGGCCCAGGTCGTCGGCACCGACCCGAAGACCGACCTCGCGGTGCTGAAGGCGGACGGCGTGAGCGACCTCCAGCCGGCCACCTTCGGCGACAGCGACGCGATGCAGGTCGGCGACCAGGTGCTCGCGCTGGGCAGCCCGCTCGGCCTGCAGGGTTCGGTCACCGCGGGCATCCTCAGCGCCCGGGACCGCACCATCCAGGCCGGCGGCGGGCAGCAACTCCCCGGCCAGGCGGTCAGCTCGATCTCGGGGCTGTTGCAGACCGACGCCCCGATCAACCCCGGCAACTCCGGCGGGGCGCTGGTCAACACCCGGGGCGAGGTGATCGGCATCAACACCGCGATCGCCACCGCGGGGCAGGGCAACACCGGCAACATCGGGGTGGGCTTCGCCATCCCGAGCAACAAGGCGAAGGACGTCGCGGAGAAGCTCCAGCGCGGCGAGAAGATCAGCCACCCGTCGCTCGGGGTGAGCGTGAACGCCGCGCCCGACGGCGGTGCGCTGATCGGCGCGGTGACCCCGGGCAGCGCCGCCGAGCGGGCCGGGCTGCAACAGGGCGATGTGATCACCCGGTTCGGCGACAAGGTGATCAATGACTCCAGCGACCTGGTCGCCGCCGTGCAGGCGGGCAAGGTCGGCGATCAGGTCGAGGTGACGTACCAACGAAACGGGGCCGAGACGACGGCAACCGTGACGCTCGCCGAGGCGTCCTAA
- a CDS encoding glycosyltransferase family 4 protein, giving the protein MLVPPWLSVPPPGYGGLEQVVAGLVDALVARGHAVTLMGAGTDHGTAADYLATLDELQYDRLGEALPELAHLARVNHLISPADFDIVHDHTTIGPLVAGRRTVPTVATVHGNPVGEYGTVLSNTDRGVGLVAISRTQRALNPHLPWVGTVHNAMGLDDFPRKDVPGHGPVLWLARFSPDKGPELAIRACRAAGLPLVLAGKCNEPAERRYYDEVIRPMLGPDVTVVLDADRDAVLRLLVEASCLIMPIQWEEPFGIVMLEAMATGTPVVALNRGAVPELVRPGVTGLICERPEELPAALRAAPGLDPADCVEHVARTFSTERMAAGYEEVYRRFVVAATPRTAVREPARVTPA; this is encoded by the coding sequence ATGTTGGTGCCGCCCTGGCTGTCGGTGCCGCCGCCGGGTTACGGCGGTCTGGAGCAGGTGGTGGCCGGCCTGGTCGACGCCCTGGTCGCCCGAGGTCACGCGGTGACGCTGATGGGTGCCGGCACGGACCACGGCACCGCCGCCGACTACCTCGCCACGCTCGACGAACTCCAGTACGACCGCCTCGGCGAGGCGCTGCCCGAACTGGCCCACCTGGCGCGGGTGAATCACCTGATCAGCCCGGCCGACTTCGACATCGTGCACGACCACACCACGATCGGTCCGCTGGTGGCGGGGCGGCGGACGGTGCCCACGGTGGCGACGGTGCACGGCAACCCGGTGGGCGAGTACGGCACGGTGCTCAGCAACACCGACCGGGGTGTCGGCCTGGTGGCGATCTCGCGTACCCAACGGGCGCTGAACCCCCACCTGCCCTGGGTCGGCACGGTGCACAACGCGATGGGACTCGACGACTTCCCGCGCAAGGACGTCCCCGGTCACGGGCCGGTGCTGTGGCTCGCCCGGTTCAGCCCCGACAAGGGGCCGGAGCTGGCCATCCGTGCCTGCCGGGCGGCCGGACTGCCGCTGGTGCTGGCCGGCAAGTGCAACGAGCCCGCCGAGCGGCGCTACTACGACGAGGTGATCCGGCCGATGCTCGGACCGGACGTCACGGTGGTGCTCGACGCCGACCGGGACGCCGTGCTGCGGCTGCTGGTCGAGGCGAGCTGCCTGATCATGCCGATCCAGTGGGAGGAACCGTTCGGCATCGTGATGCTGGAGGCGATGGCGACGGGGACCCCCGTGGTGGCGCTGAATCGGGGAGCGGTGCCGGAACTGGTCCGGCCCGGGGTGACCGGGCTGATCTGCGAGCGGCCGGAGGAGCTGCCGGCGGCGCTGCGTGCGGCGCCCGGCCTCGACCCGGCGGACTGCGTGGAGCACGTGGCGCGGACCTTCTCCACCGAGCGGATGGCCGCCGGCTACGAGGAGGTGTACCGCCGGTTCGTCGTCGCCGCGACCCCGCGGACGGCGGTGCGCGAACCGGCCCGGGTCACGCCGGCCTGA
- a CDS encoding patatin-like phospholipase family protein: MARGPVAFVLGGGGVLGAVEVGMLRALFRAGIRPDIVLGTSIGAVNGALVAADPSEAVTNRLVRLWASPEASEVYGDSVARQLRRFAARTHLHSPRPLRKLLESELGTETTFADLKIPFRCCAANIERAAEHWFVSGPVVPAVLASASVPGLLPPARIGDQHYVDGGIVNSIPIGEAVAAGAGRIFVLQVGRIERALAPPRRPWEIAQVAFEIARRHRFAREMAALPDGVEVHVLPTGGLEPRDDTPWAYRDMAAVGRRISRAYSASRHYLANLER, encoded by the coding sequence ATGGCACGGGGACCGGTGGCTTTCGTACTCGGGGGCGGCGGTGTCCTGGGCGCGGTCGAGGTGGGCATGTTGCGGGCCCTGTTCCGGGCCGGCATCCGGCCGGACATCGTGCTCGGCACGTCGATCGGCGCGGTCAACGGCGCCCTGGTCGCCGCCGACCCGTCCGAGGCGGTCACCAACCGGCTGGTGCGGCTCTGGGCCTCCCCGGAGGCCAGCGAGGTGTACGGCGACTCGGTGGCCCGGCAACTGCGCCGCTTCGCCGCCCGTACCCACCTGCACTCGCCCCGGCCGCTGCGCAAGCTGCTGGAGAGTGAGCTGGGCACGGAGACCACCTTCGCCGACCTGAAGATCCCGTTCCGCTGCTGCGCGGCGAACATCGAGCGGGCCGCCGAGCACTGGTTCGTCAGCGGGCCGGTGGTGCCGGCCGTGCTCGCGTCCGCCTCCGTGCCGGGGCTGTTGCCGCCGGCCCGGATCGGCGACCAGCACTACGTCGACGGCGGGATCGTCAACTCCATCCCGATCGGCGAGGCGGTCGCCGCCGGTGCCGGCCGGATCTTCGTACTCCAGGTGGGCCGGATCGAACGTGCCCTGGCCCCGCCCCGGCGGCCCTGGGAGATCGCCCAGGTCGCGTTCGAGATCGCCCGCCGGCACCGGTTCGCCCGGGAGATGGCCGCCCTGCCCGACGGGGTGGAGGTGCACGTGCTGCCGACCGGCGGGCTGGAGCCGCGCGACGACACCCCGTGGGCGTACCGGGACATGGCGGCGGTGGGCCGACGGATCAGCCGCGCGTACTCGGCCTCCCGGCACTACCTGGCGAACCTGGAGCGCTGA
- a CDS encoding 1-acyl-sn-glycerol-3-phosphate acyltransferase, producing MPLPPRWLRRLVLAPGVVLLATLLVTTVPLWALLALAVSPFVPGRLRPLRLLWLGCFYLVWDAAALLCLFGLWIASGFGWRVGSPTFQRAHYVLAGWFLRVLFWQARWTLHLSIDVVGTDPDTALPGRPELVLCRHAGPGDSFILIHALVNWFRREPRIVLKDTLQWDPAIDVLLNRLPSRFIAPGRDGRGPLTDQVGHLATGLDDDDAFVIFPEGGNFTPKRRLRAIARLWDRGHERMALKAEAMRHVLAPQPGGVLAALDAAPDAGVIFVAHTGLDRMLTVADVWRELPMDKRLVMRFWSVPPEEIPADRQQRVDWLYDWWSRIDGWIATNHDDAT from the coding sequence ATGCCCCTACCGCCGCGGTGGCTCCGCCGACTGGTGCTGGCGCCCGGCGTGGTGCTGCTGGCCACGCTGCTGGTGACCACCGTGCCGCTGTGGGCGTTGCTGGCCCTGGCGGTGTCCCCGTTCGTGCCGGGTCGGTTGCGCCCGCTGCGGCTGCTCTGGCTCGGCTGCTTCTACCTGGTCTGGGACGCGGCGGCGCTGCTCTGCCTCTTCGGGCTCTGGATCGCCTCCGGGTTCGGCTGGCGGGTCGGCTCGCCGACCTTCCAACGTGCCCACTACGTGCTGGCGGGCTGGTTCCTGCGGGTGCTGTTCTGGCAGGCGCGGTGGACGCTGCACCTGAGCATCGACGTGGTCGGTACCGACCCGGACACCGCCCTGCCCGGTCGGCCCGAGCTGGTGCTGTGCCGGCACGCCGGGCCGGGCGACTCGTTCATCCTGATCCACGCCCTGGTGAACTGGTTCCGGCGGGAGCCGCGGATCGTCCTCAAGGACACCCTCCAGTGGGATCCGGCGATCGACGTGCTGCTCAACCGGCTGCCGAGCCGGTTCATCGCGCCGGGCCGGGACGGTCGGGGCCCGCTCACCGACCAGGTCGGGCACCTCGCCACCGGCCTGGACGACGACGACGCCTTCGTGATCTTTCCCGAGGGCGGCAACTTCACCCCGAAGCGGCGGCTGCGGGCGATCGCCCGGCTGTGGGACCGTGGCCACGAGCGGATGGCGCTGAAGGCGGAGGCGATGCGGCACGTGCTCGCCCCGCAGCCCGGCGGGGTGTTGGCGGCGCTGGACGCGGCGCCGGACGCCGGGGTGATCTTCGTGGCCCACACCGGCCTGGACCGGATGCTCACCGTCGCCGACGTGTGGCGGGAACTGCCGATGGACAAGCGCCTCGTGATGCGTTTCTGGTCTGTGCCGCCGGAGGAGATCCCGGCCGACCGGCAGCAGCGCGTCGACTGGCTCTACGACTGGTGGAGTCGGATAGACGGGTGGATCGCGACCAATCACGACGACGCCACGTAG